In the genome of Eggerthella sp. YY7918, one region contains:
- the nrfD gene encoding NrfD/PsrC family molybdoenzyme membrane anchor subunit: MVWDGVIASYLFLAGMGAGAFALAAIAGWVKPDAVKFRMIGYIIAPVAVGVGTVLLMVDARAGLANPLRFFGLLTNLSSVMAWGVLVLIAFMIVSIVSLVLMARKHATPRVFDVIGIVLAVCVAMYTGLLLGNAPGFPLWNPLVLPLLFLVSSASTGFAVVLLVAHFMKLKDGEDIAFLRKTGLMLPVVEAVLIVVLLGVVGIANGGLPAASASVVNLVSGSYAPLFWIGLVAIGLVLPFCIELMQKARAGKGGSVGAVATAGGATAETQVAASSGLAIAGEVGVLVGGFLLRFLIIMAAVSVTMGAVL, translated from the coding sequence ATGGTATGGGATGGAGTTATTGCTTCGTATCTGTTTCTTGCAGGTATGGGTGCCGGTGCCTTTGCCTTGGCGGCTATTGCCGGATGGGTGAAGCCTGATGCCGTAAAGTTTCGAATGATTGGTTATATCATTGCGCCTGTTGCGGTGGGTGTAGGAACGGTGCTTCTTATGGTGGATGCGAGGGCCGGTCTTGCCAATCCGTTGCGATTTTTCGGTTTGCTGACCAATCTTTCGTCGGTTATGGCGTGGGGCGTACTCGTACTTATCGCGTTTATGATCGTGAGCATCGTTTCGCTCGTTCTCATGGCGCGTAAGCATGCAACGCCGCGGGTTTTTGATGTTATAGGTATTGTTCTTGCCGTGTGTGTGGCGATGTATACCGGATTGTTGCTGGGTAATGCGCCGGGCTTCCCCCTTTGGAATCCTTTAGTGCTTCCGCTGCTGTTCTTGGTTTCTTCGGCATCGACGGGCTTTGCCGTGGTGTTGTTGGTTGCCCATTTTATGAAGCTTAAAGACGGCGAAGATATAGCATTTTTGCGCAAAACCGGTCTGATGCTTCCTGTGGTGGAAGCGGTTCTTATTGTGGTGCTGCTTGGTGTTGTGGGGATTGCCAATGGCGGACTTCCTGCCGCAAGCGCTTCGGTGGTAAACCTCGTGAGCGGCTCGTATGCACCCCTGTTCTGGATCGGGCTAGTTGCAATTGGCTTGGTTCTGCCGTTCTGCATTGAGCTGATGCAGAAAGCTCGCGCGGGCAAGGGGGGTTCTGTCGGAGCGGTTGCGACTGCTGGTGGAGCAACGGCCGAGACGCAGGTTGCCGCTTCGTCGGGTCTTGCCATTGCGGGTGAAGTAGGCGTGCTTGTTGGAGGCTTTTTGCTTCGCTTCCTTATCATCATGGCAGCAGTAAGCGTAACCATGGGTGCTGTGCTGTAA
- a CDS encoding 4Fe-4S dicluster domain-containing protein, which translates to MERAETTSGKRPFMLVDVSLCIGCHACVNACKFENGLAIKQYNTWIETWDAGEYPHVVRANVPHLCNHCDDAPCLSVCPTGATYRNEDGLILVDQEKCIGCKYCMAACPFSVRWVNDGGEVEKCTFCVNRTSAGLLPACVGNCPTHARLFGDLNDPNSEVAKKAAKLQTESMLPELGIQTNVGYVGLAETNEMPKSSSVLHGGRVAVKLEQVEG; encoded by the coding sequence ATGGAACGAGCTGAAACAACATCGGGCAAACGTCCTTTCATGCTGGTTGATGTGTCGCTGTGCATTGGGTGTCACGCCTGCGTTAACGCCTGCAAGTTTGAAAACGGGTTGGCCATCAAGCAATACAACACCTGGATTGAAACGTGGGATGCGGGAGAATATCCCCACGTGGTGCGCGCGAACGTGCCGCATCTGTGCAACCACTGCGATGATGCGCCGTGTCTTTCGGTATGTCCTACGGGCGCAACCTATCGCAATGAAGATGGCCTTATTCTTGTTGATCAGGAGAAATGCATTGGCTGCAAGTATTGCATGGCTGCATGCCCCTTCTCGGTACGCTGGGTAAACGACGGTGGCGAAGTTGAGAAGTGCACGTTTTGCGTAAACCGTACATCGGCCGGACTTCTGCCGGCATGCGTAGGTAACTGCCCCACGCATGCGCGCTTGTTTGGCGATCTCAATGATCCCAACAGTGAAGTTGCCAAAAAGGCAGCGAAGCTTCAAACGGAAAGCATGTTGCCTGAACTGGGCATACAAACAAACGTAGGCTATGTGGGTTTGGCTGAGACGAATGAGATGCCCAAATCGTCTTCAGTGCTTCACGGTGGTCGCGTGGCCGTTAAACTCGAACAAGTAGAAGGGTGA
- a CDS encoding molybdopterin-dependent oxidoreductase, with the protein MAITEMSRRRFTQLAGLTGVAALTGLGLPNAADAAEAAPEDPEFPVVGRGRKLEATWDPKTDEINVNDEVIVRYSNCVGCYAMCGVRLKLDRDSREILGQAGNPYNPCNAYPVLPFDEPLTEAYRTMTQSPTKQTGAATCCGRSLGALDVYLNSRRITMPLKRAGKRGEGKWEPISWEQLIDEVVEGGKLFAHLGEDRDVEGFRAVRDLDTLLVPDAPEFGSKANGLIYCGGRTDGRGQTSTRFLSMYGSSNKYSHHSSCYGAKGVYPYQSGDGDDLGIDCEFNEFAIWMGTFPGANGGSVMSDLKRVSSTIENKQAKIVVFDPNLGNGVVTPAQEYAVWYPMKPATNAALTMGMIRWVIDNKKYNEDFMTAPNLSQAVKLGYNACTNATHLVIVDEQHPNYRHMMHPEDAGLTPSEKENAFEDQYVCIDAATQQPTVSLDSEKALMEWEGEVNGVKVRTAYMFIKDSANEYTIEEYSKVCDVPVDVIEEVAAEFVAHGTKSSINGAGGVTSANGTDATSCFSTLAGLTGALCMKGNLIATFVGATGPGNGERYLLSKAEGMPKDKADARVDRTGFAWEDTSEYKRRIAAGEKDPKPMLPWYPGGVGTSDNQMVLSLANSYPHKAKILLTWQCNPIKATPGAQREEVMEAFKNPDIIPLAICCDVVEGTFAHMADYIVPDTMYREHFGISQHAAWWGHKGNFLQWPMVEPKSMKLEDGRHASFDAFLCDVGRKLDLPGYGDKALLSATGELTAYNDACDYYIKALANVAYEDGIVEDLSDEEIKMQALDTLPDAWEKAVTAEEWPKVLRLLSRGCRTWPESDTYDEEGRQVYAGAYMVNFYSEERGSVKNHYTGKFYEGALGWHPETFSDGTPIEEVYSREEYPFGAASHKPYFRCVTMLSDSALLRELSPHNYLEINIEDARDLGIQDGDAVQAINPSGDVMEGVAMVRGGTARGTIGISFGYTQDAYGSTDVTIGDETIPGDPAINTGVQLSQMLDPKVGEGAIFAFSDPEASTPGRNGGMFKIVKA; encoded by the coding sequence ATGGCAATCACCGAAATGTCAAGAAGGCGCTTCACACAGTTAGCTGGCTTAACTGGTGTTGCTGCCTTGACGGGGCTGGGTCTGCCGAACGCGGCAGATGCTGCCGAAGCGGCGCCCGAAGACCCGGAATTTCCCGTGGTGGGTCGTGGTCGAAAGCTGGAAGCAACGTGGGATCCTAAAACTGATGAGATCAACGTTAATGATGAAGTTATCGTGCGCTATAGCAACTGCGTCGGTTGCTATGCCATGTGCGGCGTTCGCTTGAAGCTCGATCGCGATTCACGCGAGATTCTTGGTCAGGCGGGCAACCCCTATAATCCCTGCAATGCATATCCGGTGCTTCCGTTTGATGAGCCGCTCACGGAGGCGTACCGTACGATGACGCAATCGCCCACGAAACAAACGGGTGCCGCTACCTGCTGTGGCCGTTCGCTGGGCGCTTTGGATGTATACCTGAATTCTCGGCGTATTACGATGCCGCTTAAACGTGCCGGCAAGCGCGGCGAGGGCAAATGGGAACCCATCAGTTGGGAACAGCTGATCGACGAAGTGGTTGAAGGTGGAAAGCTTTTTGCTCATCTTGGTGAAGATCGCGATGTCGAAGGCTTCCGTGCCGTGCGGGACCTCGATACGCTCCTTGTGCCTGATGCACCGGAATTTGGCTCAAAGGCCAATGGCCTTATCTACTGCGGCGGCCGCACCGATGGTCGCGGACAAACTTCCACACGCTTCTTGAGCATGTATGGCAGCTCAAATAAATATTCGCATCACTCGTCATGCTACGGTGCAAAGGGCGTGTATCCCTACCAGTCGGGTGACGGCGATGATCTGGGTATTGACTGCGAATTCAACGAGTTCGCCATTTGGATGGGCACCTTCCCTGGCGCCAACGGCGGCTCTGTCATGAGCGACCTCAAGCGCGTGTCGTCCACCATCGAAAACAAGCAAGCGAAAATTGTGGTATTCGATCCCAATTTGGGAAATGGCGTTGTTACGCCCGCACAGGAGTATGCCGTGTGGTATCCCATGAAACCGGCGACGAACGCAGCGCTCACCATGGGAATGATCCGTTGGGTCATCGATAACAAAAAGTACAACGAAGACTTCATGACCGCTCCGAATCTGTCCCAAGCCGTTAAGCTTGGTTATAACGCCTGTACCAATGCGACGCATCTTGTTATCGTTGACGAACAGCATCCGAACTATCGCCACATGATGCATCCGGAAGATGCGGGTCTGACGCCGTCTGAAAAAGAAAACGCGTTTGAGGACCAATATGTCTGCATCGATGCCGCTACCCAACAACCCACAGTCAGCCTTGATTCCGAAAAGGCCCTGATGGAATGGGAAGGCGAGGTTAACGGTGTAAAAGTTCGTACCGCCTATATGTTTATCAAGGACAGCGCCAACGAATACACTATTGAAGAATACTCGAAGGTGTGCGACGTGCCCGTCGATGTCATAGAGGAAGTGGCTGCGGAATTTGTGGCCCATGGTACGAAATCATCCATCAACGGAGCGGGCGGCGTTACGTCGGCCAATGGCACTGATGCGACGAGCTGTTTCTCCACGCTCGCAGGTCTTACCGGTGCGCTTTGCATGAAGGGCAACCTTATTGCGACGTTTGTTGGTGCGACCGGCCCGGGCAATGGCGAGCGCTATCTGCTGAGCAAGGCTGAGGGTATGCCCAAGGATAAAGCGGATGCCCGCGTTGACCGCACGGGGTTTGCCTGGGAAGATACGAGCGAGTACAAGCGGCGTATAGCGGCTGGCGAGAAAGACCCCAAACCCATGCTGCCTTGGTATCCCGGTGGTGTTGGTACTTCCGACAACCAGATGGTACTCTCGTTGGCAAATAGCTATCCGCATAAGGCAAAAATCCTTCTGACCTGGCAATGTAATCCCATCAAAGCAACGCCGGGCGCCCAGCGCGAAGAGGTAATGGAGGCTTTTAAAAATCCCGATATCATTCCGCTGGCTATTTGCTGCGATGTGGTAGAGGGTACGTTTGCCCATATGGCGGACTATATTGTGCCCGACACCATGTATCGTGAGCATTTCGGCATTTCTCAGCACGCTGCGTGGTGGGGTCATAAAGGCAACTTCTTGCAGTGGCCGATGGTTGAACCCAAATCGATGAAGCTTGAAGATGGGCGCCATGCGAGCTTCGATGCATTTTTATGTGATGTCGGACGTAAACTCGATCTGCCGGGATACGGCGACAAAGCACTTCTTTCCGCCACGGGCGAACTCACTGCGTATAACGATGCCTGCGATTACTACATCAAGGCCTTGGCGAATGTCGCATACGAAGACGGTATCGTGGAGGATCTTTCTGACGAGGAAATCAAGATGCAGGCTCTCGATACGTTGCCCGATGCGTGGGAAAAGGCCGTTACCGCTGAAGAATGGCCCAAAGTTCTACGTTTGCTCAGTCGTGGCTGTCGTACGTGGCCCGAGTCGGATACCTATGATGAAGAAGGACGTCAGGTGTATGCCGGCGCGTACATGGTGAACTTCTATTCCGAAGAACGCGGCTCGGTAAAGAATCACTACACGGGCAAATTCTACGAGGGAGCTCTCGGTTGGCATCCCGAAACCTTCAGCGACGGCACGCCTATTGAAGAGGTGTATTCGCGTGAGGAATACCCCTTTGGTGCAGCAAGCCATAAGCCGTACTTCCGTTGCGTCACGATGCTTTCGGACAGCGCGCTTCTGCGCGAGCTTTCGCCGCATAACTATCTTGAAATCAATATCGAAGACGCGCGGGATTTGGGCATACAGGATGGCGATGCTGTACAGGCCATCAATCCGTCGGGCGATGTCATGGAAGGTGTGGCCATGGTGCGAGGTGGTACCGCCCGCGGCACTATCGGCATTTCGTTTGGCTATACGCAAGACGCTTATGGCTCCACTGATGTGACGATAGGCGACGAAACAATTCCGGGCGACCCGGCCATTAACACGGGTGTCCAGTTAAGCCAGATGCTTGACCCGAAGGTGGGCGAAGGTGCAATCTTCGCATTCTCCGATCCTGAGGCGTCGACGCCTGGTCGTAATGGCGGCATGTTCAAAATCGTTAAAGCATAG
- a CDS encoding LuxR family transcriptional regulator has product MAATRKLSVTEPIRLVFATKERRQALAAFVVIYAWEYLAFFSSTLTKQASVISPCLPEHSWAAAGLTMAVCSTIMLVKARAHMLRFSRAIYLTAALLIGLCSLGIWVVYTLNFYAEVIPYILAGLIGGALPFMYLYRIDHFPDLEVSFLGTFFGLVSVCSLLVYLVFILLPSPCAVIFCTGAPVVFFLVNAKQPALEPQKSTTAEQTVSHFPLKSMLCNCATAFILIIWLNFAFFRIIAAPWDFESRVWYYPSVFVTTLVVSLVLFLAMRKTADRRHQRGQIRFAIVAFAISYLILYVRYYNPFLATIAFAFCFACMIALEALAWSFWSQAVKRQYRFAAVPLLIYLMVKGVGISAGVGLGEQLCLITDGIIPVTAPLLFLIVLFACAITIKLEDFDKLFAGGDAQQSLQGYDTDFGRLLIADEMGPSDSPADTSANPEPPEPAHSPLEAAAENLSQHCALSPRETDVLRLLLAGRNRPFIKDALFISTGTVNSHISSIYRKTGVNSQQELISLAESLISNA; this is encoded by the coding sequence ATGGCTGCTACACGGAAGCTTTCCGTGACTGAGCCAATCAGGCTCGTATTTGCCACCAAAGAACGCCGCCAAGCGCTTGCCGCCTTTGTCGTTATATACGCATGGGAATACCTGGCATTCTTTTCAAGTACTCTGACAAAACAAGCGAGCGTTATAAGTCCTTGCTTGCCAGAACACAGCTGGGCTGCGGCGGGCCTCACGATGGCCGTCTGCTCGACGATTATGCTCGTCAAAGCGCGGGCCCATATGCTTCGATTTTCGCGAGCAATCTACCTGACGGCCGCTCTCCTCATCGGGCTGTGCAGCCTGGGTATATGGGTGGTATATACCCTCAACTTCTACGCTGAGGTGATTCCCTATATACTAGCAGGCCTTATCGGTGGTGCGCTGCCGTTTATGTACCTGTATCGCATCGATCATTTCCCCGATTTAGAGGTTTCGTTTCTCGGGACATTTTTCGGATTGGTTTCGGTATGCTCCTTACTCGTATATCTTGTCTTCATTTTATTACCGTCACCTTGCGCGGTTATATTCTGCACCGGAGCACCCGTGGTGTTTTTCCTGGTTAACGCAAAGCAACCTGCACTCGAGCCGCAAAAGAGCACCACCGCCGAGCAAACGGTATCGCACTTCCCTCTCAAATCCATGCTGTGTAATTGCGCCACCGCTTTCATTCTTATTATTTGGCTCAACTTCGCTTTTTTCCGCATCATTGCGGCCCCTTGGGATTTTGAATCACGCGTATGGTATTACCCCTCGGTGTTTGTCACGACCCTGGTTGTTTCTCTGGTGCTCTTTTTGGCCATGCGGAAAACCGCAGATCGTCGGCACCAACGCGGACAGATTCGTTTTGCCATTGTGGCATTCGCAATCAGCTACCTGATTTTATATGTACGCTACTACAATCCCTTCCTCGCAACTATCGCCTTCGCGTTCTGCTTTGCCTGCATGATTGCCCTTGAGGCGCTTGCGTGGAGCTTTTGGTCGCAGGCAGTCAAGCGGCAGTATCGCTTTGCCGCGGTACCCCTGCTTATTTATCTGATGGTAAAGGGTGTTGGCATTTCTGCCGGCGTTGGCTTGGGCGAACAGTTATGCCTGATCACTGATGGAATTATTCCAGTTACGGCACCGCTTCTTTTCTTGATTGTGCTTTTCGCATGCGCCATAACCATCAAGCTGGAAGACTTCGACAAGCTGTTTGCAGGTGGTGACGCGCAACAGTCCTTGCAGGGATATGATACCGATTTCGGGCGCTTGCTCATCGCCGATGAGATGGGACCAAGCGATAGCCCAGCCGATACGTCAGCAAACCCCGAACCACCTGAGCCGGCGCACTCTCCTCTTGAAGCGGCCGCTGAAAACTTAAGTCAGCACTGTGCGCTTTCACCTCGAGAGACCGACGTGCTTCGCCTTTTATTGGCAGGCAGAAACCGCCCCTTCATCAAGGATGCTTTATTCATTTCAACAGGAACCGTCAACTCGCATATTTCAAGCATCTATCGAAAAACAGGCGTGAACTCGCAGCAGGAACTCATTTCTCTTGCAGAAAGCCTCATATCGAATGCCTAG
- a CDS encoding response regulator transcription factor — protein MIQTIIVDDDPFVRLSLQTILEAQDDIAVVALGGTGEEAVALFDEHAPDVLLMDIQMPGIGGLDAAEGILAAHPDARIVFLTTFSDDEYIVRALRLGAKGYLIKQEVATIAPALRTVMAGQSVLGGEVLGRVDELMRTKAAASSSATTPAPDSDSVLASLTEREHAIVELVAEGLDNREIAARLYLSEGTVRNHISAILQKLDLKNRTQLVVLYYQAK, from the coding sequence ATGATTCAAACGATCATCGTCGACGACGATCCGTTCGTGCGTCTGTCGCTGCAAACCATCCTCGAAGCACAGGATGACATCGCCGTGGTCGCCCTCGGCGGCACGGGGGAGGAAGCGGTCGCGCTCTTTGACGAGCATGCACCCGACGTGCTGCTCATGGACATCCAGATGCCCGGCATTGGCGGTCTCGATGCCGCCGAGGGCATCCTTGCGGCCCACCCAGACGCGCGCATCGTGTTCCTTACCACGTTCTCCGACGACGAGTACATCGTACGCGCCCTGCGCCTGGGGGCGAAAGGCTACCTCATCAAGCAGGAGGTAGCCACCATCGCGCCCGCGTTGCGCACCGTTATGGCTGGCCAGAGCGTACTCGGTGGAGAAGTGCTCGGTCGTGTAGACGAGCTTATGCGCACGAAGGCTGCCGCGTCCAGTTCAGCTACGACACCCGCGCCCGACTCCGATTCCGTTCTCGCATCCCTCACCGAACGCGAACATGCCATCGTGGAGTTGGTGGCCGAAGGCCTCGACAACCGCGAGATTGCCGCGCGCCTCTACCTCAGTGAAGGTACCGTCCGCAATCACATCAGCGCCATCCTGCAAAAGCTCGATCTCAAAAATCGCACTCAACTGGTTGTTCTTTACTACCAAGCAAAATAG
- a CDS encoding sensor histidine kinase — protein MERVIDQMILAALCLLLLPLTEFVGTHVVALLAAVVVVCCYDLRPDTRLRFVAVGTYLVAALALPAFVSFLPLVTYVLFAERPWPLRFVWLIPLAAAAQALDPLLLTVLAGLCAVACLMAWRTRRAEEERARYQALRDRLQEQSLSLTQKNRDLLAAQDYEVRLATLAERARIAREIHDNVGHLLTRSVLQVEALQVVHAGDERVRDELAAVGATLHEAMDTVRKSVHDLHDDAFDLRIRLEGVIGACGLPNVRLVYDAHNVPVPVAYCLVALVREALSNVARHSDATRVEVSLIEYPALYQLIVQDNGTGEKAPTSSSGGQPVQGLGLKSMDERVTALGGRLRAEHQPGKGFRVFASIPKEQV, from the coding sequence ATGGAACGCGTCATCGACCAAATGATCCTCGCAGCCCTCTGCTTGCTGCTTTTGCCGCTCACGGAGTTTGTCGGCACGCATGTTGTGGCGCTGCTCGCCGCTGTGGTGGTTGTGTGCTGCTACGATCTGCGGCCCGACACGCGTCTGCGCTTCGTCGCGGTGGGCACTTACCTTGTGGCAGCGCTCGCGCTGCCTGCCTTTGTGTCGTTTCTGCCACTCGTGACTTACGTGCTCTTCGCCGAACGCCCCTGGCCCTTGCGTTTCGTCTGGCTCATTCCGCTGGCAGCGGCAGCGCAGGCGCTCGACCCACTCCTGCTGACCGTCCTTGCTGGACTCTGCGCCGTCGCGTGTCTTATGGCGTGGCGAACCCGGCGCGCGGAGGAAGAACGAGCCCGCTATCAGGCTCTTCGCGATCGCCTCCAAGAACAGTCGCTCTCGCTCACACAGAAGAACCGCGACCTTTTGGCCGCCCAAGACTACGAAGTGCGTCTGGCAACGCTCGCCGAGCGTGCCCGCATTGCACGCGAAATTCACGATAATGTGGGCCACTTGCTTACGCGCTCTGTGCTCCAGGTGGAGGCGCTTCAAGTAGTCCACGCAGGCGACGAGCGCGTGCGCGACGAGTTGGCTGCTGTGGGCGCGACGCTCCACGAGGCTATGGATACCGTACGCAAAAGCGTCCACGATCTCCATGATGATGCTTTCGACCTGCGCATCCGCCTTGAGGGCGTCATCGGTGCGTGCGGCTTGCCCAACGTGCGCCTCGTCTACGACGCGCACAACGTGCCCGTTCCTGTGGCGTATTGCCTGGTAGCGCTCGTGCGCGAGGCGCTCTCCAACGTCGCACGCCACAGCGACGCCACCCGCGTGGAGGTGTCGCTTATCGAATATCCCGCGCTCTATCAGCTCATCGTGCAGGACAACGGCACGGGGGAGAAGGCCCCAACTTCCTCATCCGGCGGGCAGCCTGTGCAGGGTCTCGGCCTGAAATCCATGGACGAACGCGTCACCGCCCTCGGCGGCCGCCTGCGCGCCGAGCATCAACCCGGCAAAGGCTTCCGCGTGTTCGCCAGCATCCCGAAGGAGCAAGTATGA
- a CDS encoding ABC transporter ATP-binding protein yields the protein MDIVAVDNLVKRYGDVLALDHFSLHIEPGEIFGLLGPNGSGKTTAINCILQLLTFDKGTIELFGEPMRPSRYDLKRRIGIVPQNVAVFEEMSVRENIDYFCALYVSDRARRRDLVDEAVAFVGLEDYEKFRPRKLSGGLLRRLNIACGIAHKPELVFFDEPTVAVDPQSRNAILEGIQAMNRAGSTVVYTSHYMEEVEEICTRIMIMDRGRALATGTNAELKAMIGTGEKIQIDVPELSDATLALLEALPHVTRVLYRDSMLQLACANGTHNLSDVLAVLQAAGATFGRIYAEPPTLNDVFLEITGTELRD from the coding sequence ATGGACATCGTGGCCGTTGACAACCTGGTGAAGCGCTATGGCGACGTGCTGGCGCTCGACCATTTCAGCCTGCATATAGAGCCGGGTGAGATCTTCGGCCTGTTGGGGCCGAACGGGTCGGGCAAGACCACCGCCATCAACTGCATTTTGCAGCTGCTTACCTTTGACAAGGGCACGATTGAGCTGTTCGGCGAGCCCATGCGTCCGTCGCGCTACGACCTCAAACGCCGCATCGGCATCGTGCCGCAGAACGTGGCTGTGTTTGAGGAGATGAGCGTGCGCGAGAACATCGACTACTTCTGCGCGTTGTACGTGAGCGACCGTGCGCGGCGGCGCGATTTGGTGGATGAGGCCGTGGCGTTTGTGGGGCTGGAGGACTACGAGAAGTTTCGGCCGCGCAAGCTCTCGGGCGGTCTGTTGCGCCGCTTGAACATTGCGTGCGGTATCGCACACAAGCCTGAACTGGTGTTTTTCGACGAGCCCACGGTGGCGGTGGACCCGCAAAGCCGCAACGCCATTCTGGAGGGAATCCAGGCGATGAACCGCGCGGGCTCCACCGTGGTGTACACGAGCCACTACATGGAAGAGGTGGAGGAGATTTGCACGCGCATCATGATTATGGATCGCGGGCGCGCGCTTGCCACCGGAACGAACGCCGAGCTCAAGGCCATGATTGGTACTGGTGAGAAAATTCAGATTGACGTGCCGGAACTCTCCGATGCCACGCTCGCCCTCCTTGAGGCGCTGCCGCACGTGACGCGCGTGCTCTATCGCGACAGCATGCTGCAGCTGGCCTGCGCAAATGGCACGCACAACCTGAGCGACGTGTTGGCCGTGCTGCAAGCAGCGGGCGCAACGTTCGGCCGCATCTACGCCGAACCGCCCACGTTGAACGACGTGTTCCTAGAGATCACCGGCACCGAGCTGCGAGATTGA
- a CDS encoding ABC transporter permease: protein MLNVFKGTLLTLAREKAIFIWSLAFPLILSTMFIFMFSNLDEAGQFEPIHTAVVVDANYDDAPAFAEMVDALAKPGDDQMLDVVRVSSEDEAVALMRDTATGGSTMNGGLNEGVIGYLMVNADGEPSVHVRGGATPESIDSANQSILKVIVDNYLRSSALIEDVAQENPAALSDPQAVAQLLEVQDVTEKIDITQNPPKESVRFYFALLAMAALFGGQVGMVAICRTQPNLSALGARRALGAVSRGKTLAATLGASWVLSFACLVVAYGYIRLVAGVDFGGRDVACIVVLAVSSLVATAFGTLLGSIARIDEGLKGGVLSGVVCIASLFSGLYGSPVMKMADTINAAAPLLQYVNPAVQISQTFYSIMYYDTYQRTIEHVLILLVMALVLFAISSLFIRRQRYASL, encoded by the coding sequence ATGCTCAATGTGTTCAAAGGGACACTTTTGACGTTGGCGCGGGAGAAGGCTATTTTTATTTGGTCGCTGGCGTTCCCGCTTATTTTGTCGACGATGTTCATTTTCATGTTCTCGAATCTTGATGAGGCGGGGCAATTTGAGCCTATTCACACGGCCGTGGTGGTGGATGCAAACTACGATGATGCACCGGCGTTTGCCGAGATGGTGGATGCGCTGGCAAAACCGGGCGACGACCAGATGCTCGATGTGGTGCGTGTGAGCAGCGAAGATGAGGCTGTTGCACTCATGCGCGACACCGCTACCGGTGGTTCAACCATGAACGGCGGCCTGAATGAGGGCGTTATTGGCTACCTGATGGTGAACGCCGACGGTGAGCCAAGCGTGCATGTGCGCGGGGGCGCAACGCCCGAGTCTATCGACAGCGCGAACCAGTCTATTTTGAAGGTGATCGTAGACAACTACCTGCGCAGCTCTGCCCTCATCGAGGACGTGGCACAGGAGAACCCCGCCGCGCTTTCTGACCCGCAGGCTGTCGCGCAGCTGCTTGAGGTGCAGGATGTTACCGAGAAGATTGACATCACACAGAATCCGCCGAAAGAGTCTGTGCGCTTCTATTTCGCGCTGCTGGCCATGGCGGCACTGTTCGGCGGACAGGTGGGCATGGTGGCTATCTGTCGCACGCAGCCGAACCTGAGCGCACTGGGTGCACGGAGGGCCTTGGGTGCGGTGAGTCGCGGAAAGACGCTCGCCGCCACGTTGGGTGCGAGTTGGGTACTGTCGTTTGCCTGCTTGGTGGTGGCATATGGGTATATTCGCCTGGTGGCTGGTGTTGACTTCGGCGGGCGCGATGTTGCTTGCATTGTGGTGCTGGCCGTGTCTTCCCTGGTGGCAACCGCGTTTGGCACCCTACTGGGATCGATTGCGCGTATTGATGAAGGCCTCAAGGGCGGCGTGCTGAGCGGCGTGGTGTGCATTGCCTCGTTGTTTTCCGGACTCTACGGCTCGCCTGTCATGAAGATGGCCGACACCATTAACGCGGCCGCTCCCCTGCTGCAGTACGTGAACCCCGCCGTGCAAATTTCGCAGACGTTCTACAGCATTATGTACTACGACACCTACCAGCGCACGATTGAACACGTACTGATACTGCTGGTTATGGCGCTCGTACTGTTTGCCATTTCGTCCCTTTTCATCAGGAGGCAGCGCTATGCAAGTCTTTAA